One genomic window of Stigmatopora nigra isolate UIUO_SnigA chromosome 13, RoL_Snig_1.1, whole genome shotgun sequence includes the following:
- the ckba gene encoding creatine kinase, brain a, producing the protein MPFGNTHNETKLRYSTDQEYPDLSKHNNHMAKILTSDLYNKLRGRQTPSGFTLDDVIQTGVDNPGHPFIMTVGCVAGDEETYEVFKELLDPVIQDRHGGYKPTDKHKTDLNPGNLKGGDDLDPDYVLSSRVRTGRSVRGFCLPPHCSRGERRAVEELSVQALASLSGDLKGKYFALKSMTDAEQQQLIDDHFLFDKPVSPLLLASGMARDWPDARGIWHNDNKTFLVWVNEEDHLRVISMQKGGNMKEVFQRFCTGLTKIESLFKDRGHAFMWNEHLGYVLTCPSNLGTGLRAGVHVKLPNMSKNAKFEDVLKRLRLQKRGTGGVDTAAVGGVFDISNADRLGFSEVELVQMVVDGVRLLVDMEKRLEKGQSIDDLVPAQK; encoded by the exons ATGCCATTCGGTAATACACACAATGAGACCAAGCTGCGCTACTCGACGGATCAGGAGTACCCCGACCTCAGCAAGCATAACAACCACATGGCCAAGATCCTGACATCTGACTTGTATAACAAACTGCGCGGCCGGCAGACGCCCAGTGGATTCACCCTGGATGACGTCATCCAGACAGGCGTGGACAACCCAG GACACCCCTTCATCATGACGGTGGGCTGCGTGGCCGGTGACGAGGAGACCTACGAGGTGTTCAAGGAGCTTTTGGATCCCGTTATCCAGGATCGCCACGGAGGTTACAAACCAACAGACAAGCACAAGACCGACCTTAACCCCGGCAACCTCAAG GGTGGTGACGACCTGGACCCAGACTACGTGCTGAGCTCTCGCGTGCGTACGGGCCGTAGCGTCCGTGGCTTCTGCTTGCCGCCGCACTGCAGCCGTGGAGAACGGCGAGCCGTAGAAGAGCTCTCTGTACAAG CCCTAGCATCGCTGAGTGGCGACTTGAAGGGCAAATATTTTGCCCTGAAGAGCATGACGGACGCCGAGCAGCAGCAGCTGATCGACGACCACTTCCTTTTTGACAAGCCTGTCTCACCGTTGTTGTTGGCCTCCGGGATGGCCCGCGATTGGCCCGACGCCAGGGGCATCTG GCACAACGACAACAAGACCTTTCTCGTGTGGGTCAATGAGGAAGACCACCTGAGGGTCATCTCCATGCAGAAGGGGGGCAACATGAAGGAGGTCTTCCAGCGCTTCTGTACTGGACTCACCAAG ATTGAGAGTTTGTTCAAAGATCGCGGTCACGCCTTCATGTGGAACGAGCACCTGGGCTACGTGCTGACATGTCCGTCCAATTTGGGCACGGGCCTGCGTGCCGGTGTCCACGTCAAGCTGCCCAACATGAGCAAGAATGCCAAGTTCGAAGACGTCCTCAAGCGCCTCCGTCTGCAGAAGCGAGGAACCG GCGGCGTTGACACGGCGGCGGTGGGTGGTGTCTTCGACATCTCCAACGCTGACCGCCTGGGCTTCTCCGAGGTGGAGCTGGTCCAGATGGTGGTGGACGGCGTCAGACTGCTGGTTGATATGGAGAAGCGGCTGGAGAAAGGCCAGAGCATCGATGACCTGGTTCCGGCACAAAAGTAG
- the trmt61a gene encoding tRNA (adenine(58)-N(1))-methyltransferase catalytic subunit TRMT61A encodes MSFAEYSEEIREGDVAIVYLSHESLMAVTVRHGAQTQTRYGGIRHSDDLIGKRYGTKVTCGKGGWVYVLHPTPELWTMALPHRTQILYSTDIATITLMLDLKPGSVVCESGTGSGSLSHAILRTIAPTGHLYTVEFHQQRAQKAQEEFKEHRVDHLVTVANRDVCKDGFGVTGVADAIFLDIPSPWDAVPHAKTALKCSGGRVASFSPCVEQVQRTCEALSRHGFHELNTLEVVLRVHEIRTVSLPLPDFGPDVLSPEVSLPPTFNHSAATLKTTTPPREMPAHTGYLTFATKPRS; translated from the exons ATGAGTTTTGCGGAATACAGCGAGGAGATCCGCGAAGGTGACGTGGCCATCGTGTACCTGTCCCATGAGTCCCTGATGGCAGTAACGGTGCGTCACGGCGCCCAGACGCAGACGCGCTACGGCGGCATTCGCCACTCGGACGACTTGATCGGCAAACGCTATGGTACCAAAGTGACGTGCGGCAAAGGGGGTTGGGTGTACGTGTTACACCCCACGCCCGAGCTATGGACCATGGCGCTACCCCACCGCACGCAGATCCTCTACTCCACCGACATCGCCACCATTACGCTCATGCTGGACCTCAAACCTGGATCTGTCGTCTGCGAGTCAG GAACAGGCAGTGGGTCACTGTCGCACGCCATCCTACGCACCATTGCGCCCACCGGCCATCTTTACACGGTGGAATTCCACCAACAGCGTGCCCAGAAGGCCCAAGAGGAGTTTAAGGAGCACCGCGTGGACCACCTAGTGACCGTTGCCAACCGAGACGTTTGCAAGGATGGTTTTGGAGTGACGGGCGTGGCTGACGCCATTTTCCTGGACATCCCCAGCCCGTGGGACGCAGTGCCGCACGCCAAGACCGCCCTCAAATGCAGCG GAGGTCGTGTGGCATCCTTCTCACCATGTGTAGAGCAAGTGCAGCGTACGTGCGAGGCTCTGTCTCGCCATGGGTTCCATGAGCTTAACACTTTGGAGGTGGTGCTGAGGGTTCACGAGATTCGCACTGTCTCGCTGCCTCTGCCTGATTTTGGACCTGATGTGCTCAGCCCCGAAGTTTCTCTACCTCCGACCTTCAATCACTCCGCTGCCACGTTGAAGACCACCACGCCACCCCGCGAAATGCCGGCTCACACAGGGTATCTCACTTTTGCCACTAAACCCAGATCATAA